Proteins encoded in a region of the Thermosphaera sp. genome:
- a CDS encoding phospholipase D-like domain-containing protein, producing MNDVWILATGPELLREGVRGIEPVIEELIASARSEIHIVAYLLTRQAARILDLTEKAAERGVRVTIIINRLETQDEFIRSKLNFLRRSSSNITVYNFSDLAGRQLHAKVIIADRIRAVIGSANLSWGGMVTNYEIGVMLEGDAVWKLAALVDSFITAMQGKGLFLQEYE from the coding sequence TTGAACGACGTATGGATCCTCGCAACCGGTCCCGAGCTCCTCAGGGAGGGAGTACGGGGAATCGAACCCGTTATTGAGGAGCTGATAGCATCGGCGCGCAGCGAAATTCATATTGTGGCCTACCTTCTCACCCGTCAGGCGGCGCGCATTTTGGACCTCACGGAAAAGGCGGCAGAACGGGGGGTGAGGGTTACCATTATTATCAACCGGCTGGAGACCCAAGACGAATTCATCAGATCGAAACTAAATTTTTTGCGGAGATCGTCGTCCAACATAACGGTCTACAATTTTTCCGACCTCGCGGGACGGCAGCTCCACGCAAAAGTCATCATAGCCGATAGGATCAGGGCCGTTATAGGCTCCGCAAACTTGTCTTGGGGAGGGATGGTCACCAACTACGAGATTGGGGTCATGCTAGAGGGAGATGCGGTTTGGAAGCTGGCGGCGTTGGTAGATTCGTTCATAACCGCGATGCAGGGGAAGGGCCTTTTCCTTCAAGAATACGAGTGA
- a CDS encoding DUF1998 domain-containing protein: MWSTRTPLSLSERLRTPRVLRRRKGENSVVQHIRLSQFVITYGPGAIIEGPGGPRVIPRPDIGLFESGRGLRPSDYDIADQRMSEGLLERARIFRLPTNAELGAPADRPLYRTRAFPKWRLCLNNQAHGDDRSVLFRLRQCPSCKTVSRYVEPIRFIAACPRGHMDDVGWYEIVHGNSATCPHNDWFWWRGGGGALSRIELECPRCHAHANLGRAYVQRFRCSGRFPEREPLGSGPLYQECGGHMLMIQRQASNLRIPEIRTLFTIPPRHTELHLLLQDTSIRTMLIGMRGISSKQELEYILNNLVSGGLIKQDTARKILRYEWDEIQRAISEILTPVPRDYEALILEEFHALVRGSVEGIPPYRGPRPRSQVFLEINPQSVQRFRGSGGKVLRVVPVSRLRTVIVQKGYRREVDTQVPADLVDIGFPDPLNPHQEWYPGVEFLGEGIFIMLDAGDGWHFDLEGRSASEWLEAYRNSDGYPDHVFRGKMRHELHPVFVWWHSLAHLLIRSVSIYSGYSSASMRERIFIELDGSKARGGVLLYATQPGSEGTLGGLIALVPHFTDILENALDTLHSCSIDPICAENLFRVGGYIGAACYGCLLVSETSCEHRNMWLDRNLLRDNPP; the protein is encoded by the coding sequence ATGTGGTCTACTCGGACGCCCCTCAGTCTCTCAGAGAGGTTGAGGACACCACGGGTTTTGAGGCGTAGGAAGGGTGAGAACTCCGTGGTGCAGCATATCAGGCTTTCCCAGTTCGTCATCACATACGGTCCTGGGGCAATAATAGAGGGCCCCGGAGGCCCCCGGGTTATACCCCGCCCGGATATCGGGCTCTTCGAATCCGGACGCGGCCTGAGACCTTCTGATTACGACATAGCCGATCAAAGGATGTCGGAGGGATTGTTAGAGAGGGCGCGTATATTCAGGCTTCCAACCAATGCGGAGTTGGGAGCTCCAGCAGATCGGCCTCTGTACCGCACACGCGCCTTTCCTAAGTGGCGGCTATGCCTTAACAACCAAGCCCACGGTGACGACCGCTCGGTGCTTTTTCGTTTAAGGCAATGTCCCTCGTGCAAAACGGTCAGTAGGTATGTTGAGCCCATCAGATTCATCGCCGCATGCCCGCGGGGACACATGGATGACGTCGGTTGGTACGAGATCGTCCATGGCAATTCTGCCACCTGCCCGCACAATGACTGGTTTTGGTGGAGAGGCGGCGGGGGAGCCCTCAGCAGAATAGAGCTGGAGTGTCCTCGTTGCCATGCTCACGCAAATCTAGGACGGGCATATGTACAGCGGTTCCGCTGTAGCGGCAGGTTCCCTGAAAGGGAGCCGCTCGGCTCGGGGCCGCTCTATCAGGAGTGCGGTGGACATATGTTGATGATACAGCGGCAGGCCTCTAATCTGCGCATTCCGGAAATAAGGACGCTGTTCACAATTCCGCCGCGTCATACCGAACTGCATCTTTTGCTGCAAGATACATCAATACGTACAATGTTGATCGGCATGAGGGGTATATCCTCTAAGCAGGAGCTGGAATATATACTCAATAATTTGGTGAGCGGAGGTCTCATAAAGCAGGACACCGCACGTAAGATCCTAAGATACGAGTGGGACGAGATTCAGCGGGCCATCAGCGAGATACTTACGCCCGTGCCGCGAGATTATGAGGCACTGATTTTGGAAGAATTCCACGCCTTAGTACGCGGATCAGTGGAGGGGATACCTCCGTATCGCGGCCCGAGGCCACGATCCCAAGTCTTTCTTGAAATAAATCCCCAATCAGTCCAGCGTTTTCGTGGGTCCGGTGGAAAGGTGCTCCGCGTCGTTCCCGTCTCCCGTTTAAGAACGGTCATAGTTCAGAAGGGATACCGCCGAGAGGTCGATACCCAAGTTCCCGCCGATCTAGTGGATATAGGTTTCCCCGACCCACTCAATCCACACCAAGAATGGTATCCGGGGGTGGAATTTCTGGGCGAGGGTATCTTCATTATGCTAGATGCCGGGGACGGCTGGCACTTTGATCTGGAAGGCCGGTCAGCAAGTGAGTGGCTCGAGGCATACCGCAATTCCGACGGCTACCCCGATCATGTTTTCCGAGGGAAGATGAGACATGAGCTTCACCCGGTCTTCGTATGGTGGCATTCACTGGCGCATCTCCTCATCAGAAGCGTGTCGATATATTCTGGATACTCTTCCGCATCGATGCGTGAAAGGATCTTCATTGAGCTCGATGGCTCTAAGGCAAGGGGTGGAGTACTCCTATATGCGACACAGCCCGGAAGTGAGGGAACGTTAGGCGGCCTTATCGCATTGGTCCCTCACTTTACGGATATCCTAGAGAATGCCTTGGACACGCTTCACTCATGTTCAATCGACCCAATCTGTGCCGAAAACCTGTTCAGGGTCGGGGGTTATATCGGAGCCGCATGCTATGGGTGCCTACTGGTCTCAGAGACGTCTTGCGAACACAGAAATATGTGGCTCGACAGAAACCTTCTAAGGGATAACCCACCTTGA